In one Gemmatimonadota bacterium genomic region, the following are encoded:
- a CDS encoding SusC/RagA family TonB-linked outer membrane protein, with amino-acid sequence MKLYRRAWYSGLAMSLFAVLASGSARAQGATNPNSRITGVVTDSLGNHPVAGVQVTVTGGRLGAITDSEGRYTINGVAPGTHTIDARRLGFKPLTRPGIAVNEGATTTLNLHIVSVPLMLEAVVSTGVVDPTSGTRVPFTVGRVDAENAPVPSANAVETIQGKIAGVTVVPSGQPGTGTNIVLRSPTSINKSNSPLIVVDGVILSQAFDGSTADLESLDIESVEVVKGAAAASLYGSRASSGVIQIRTKRGASLPEGPTHITVRSEIGTSSIANKKHWAKYNYYMVDSAATTYLNAAGAPVTRATRVPKPIFSRFQDSRYPDPTYDQIQRFFDPGQTYKNSVTMAQNGGRTNWLLSLVNSNQDGVVLNAGTYGQNDVRLNLDHQLRDDWRISFSGFGSRSKRRDLNGNTFFQLINQAPDVNLLQPDPDGTPYIFQPDPEGREPNPLYVLATQFRERKSARTLGSLASHYGPLSWLSFDADVSYDRSDRNLSYFLDQGLKSPTFGSAGDPGQITQTQGTTDALNASTSANLLGHFKALTLRSTLRALIEREDNSVVIADGTNFAAPGVRSLDNAQNRFVSSTLESVRSTGYFGTLGANYGDRYIFDGLIRHDGSSLFGPEERWHKYYRWSGAWRMASESWWPFKGLINEFKPRISRGTAGGRPSFADQFETFDFTTGGGLEKNTLGNKALKPELSTETEFGLDMIMKDRYSVQLSYAKNRVTDQLIQIPLPGFYGYTTQWQNAGTVEGNTVEATFQAQILRGPKLTWQLGLVADRSRNRITEFDRSCFTTNTIAYRCAGSTLGSMYGFAFLKQPAGLPTGSQARAAEFQTNDDGLLVWVGPGNTYKEGETKKLWGTSTTIGTNNYGWGMPILQQDANGNTAVRKIGDGTPRFHYGISNNVGWHDLTFYTLLDVNMGGNAYNQTNQRMYQYGRSSDVDQAGKPQEDKKIVDYYVNLYSANNPVDYFVEDAGFVKLREISMRYQLPPSFSGALSKVGASGASLSLIGRNVLTWTKYKGYDPEVGTPNVRLDSFDYPRYRTFTTSVEINF; translated from the coding sequence ATGAAGTTGTATCGTCGAGCGTGGTATTCCGGCCTCGCGATGTCGTTGTTCGCCGTACTTGCTTCCGGGTCGGCCCGCGCGCAGGGGGCTACCAACCCCAATTCACGCATCACGGGTGTCGTCACTGATTCTCTGGGAAATCACCCCGTTGCCGGAGTCCAGGTGACGGTGACTGGTGGACGCCTGGGGGCGATAACCGATTCCGAAGGCCGCTACACCATCAACGGTGTTGCACCCGGAACGCACACGATCGACGCGCGTCGCCTCGGGTTCAAGCCACTCACGCGGCCAGGAATTGCCGTGAACGAGGGCGCCACCACAACGCTGAATCTTCACATCGTATCCGTGCCGCTCATGCTCGAAGCGGTCGTGAGCACGGGCGTCGTCGATCCGACGAGCGGCACACGCGTTCCGTTCACGGTCGGACGAGTGGACGCGGAGAACGCGCCAGTACCGTCGGCCAACGCAGTCGAAACGATTCAGGGCAAGATCGCCGGCGTGACGGTGGTGCCGAGTGGCCAGCCTGGGACGGGGACGAACATCGTTCTGCGTTCGCCGACGAGCATCAACAAGTCCAATTCACCGCTCATCGTGGTGGACGGCGTGATCCTCAGCCAGGCATTCGACGGATCGACCGCAGATCTCGAGTCGCTCGACATCGAGAGCGTGGAAGTCGTCAAGGGTGCCGCCGCGGCGTCGTTGTACGGCTCGCGCGCCTCCTCGGGCGTGATCCAGATTCGCACCAAGCGTGGTGCGAGCCTGCCGGAAGGACCGACACACATAACGGTGCGCTCCGAGATCGGAACGAGCTCGATCGCAAACAAGAAGCACTGGGCCAAGTACAACTACTACATGGTCGATTCTGCGGCGACGACGTATCTCAACGCCGCGGGCGCACCCGTAACTCGCGCAACGCGCGTCCCGAAGCCGATCTTCTCGAGATTCCAGGACAGCCGCTATCCGGACCCTACCTACGACCAGATCCAGCGCTTCTTCGATCCGGGTCAGACGTACAAGAACTCCGTGACGATGGCGCAGAATGGCGGTCGCACGAACTGGCTGCTGTCGCTCGTGAATTCAAATCAGGACGGCGTCGTGCTGAACGCAGGCACATACGGCCAGAACGACGTGAGATTGAATCTGGATCACCAGCTTCGTGACGACTGGCGCATATCGTTCAGCGGATTCGGAAGCAGATCCAAGCGCCGCGATCTCAACGGCAACACGTTCTTCCAGCTCATCAATCAGGCACCGGACGTGAATCTGCTGCAGCCGGATCCGGACGGAACGCCATACATCTTCCAGCCCGACCCCGAGGGCCGCGAGCCGAATCCGCTGTACGTGCTCGCAACGCAATTCAGAGAGCGCAAGAGCGCGCGCACACTCGGAAGTCTCGCGAGCCACTACGGCCCGCTGTCATGGCTGAGCTTCGACGCCGACGTCAGCTACGACAGATCTGACCGCAACCTGTCGTACTTCCTCGATCAGGGTCTCAAGTCGCCGACGTTCGGGTCGGCGGGCGATCCGGGTCAGATCACACAGACGCAGGGCACAACCGACGCACTCAATGCATCGACCAGCGCGAACCTGCTCGGCCACTTCAAGGCGTTGACACTGCGCAGCACGCTGCGCGCGTTGATAGAGCGTGAGGACAACTCTGTCGTGATTGCTGATGGAACCAACTTCGCCGCACCTGGCGTTCGCAGCCTCGACAACGCGCAGAATCGGTTCGTGTCATCCACGCTCGAGAGCGTGCGCTCGACAGGATACTTCGGAACGCTGGGCGCCAACTACGGCGACCGCTACATCTTCGACGGCCTCATCCGTCATGACGGCAGTTCGCTGTTCGGACCGGAAGAGCGCTGGCACAAGTATTACCGCTGGAGCGGCGCGTGGCGCATGGCGTCGGAATCGTGGTGGCCGTTCAAGGGGTTGATCAACGAGTTCAAGCCGCGCATCTCGCGTGGAACGGCCGGCGGCCGCCCCAGCTTCGCCGACCAGTTCGAGACATTCGACTTCACCACCGGCGGCGGTCTCGAGAAGAACACGCTCGGCAACAAGGCGCTCAAGCCCGAGCTGTCGACGGAGACCGAGTTCGGTCTCGACATGATCATGAAGGATCGCTACTCGGTGCAGTTGTCGTACGCGAAGAACAGGGTTACCGACCAACTGATTCAGATTCCGCTGCCGGGTTTCTACGGCTACACGACTCAATGGCAGAACGCCGGAACTGTGGAAGGGAACACTGTAGAGGCAACGTTCCAGGCCCAGATCCTTCGCGGTCCGAAGCTCACCTGGCAGCTCGGGCTCGTCGCCGATCGCTCGCGTAACAGGATCACCGAGTTCGATCGCTCCTGCTTCACGACGAACACGATTGCGTATCGCTGCGCGGGCTCGACGCTCGGCTCGATGTACGGTTTTGCCTTCCTCAAGCAGCCCGCCGGACTTCCAACCGGCTCGCAGGCGCGAGCGGCGGAGTTCCAAACCAACGACGATGGCCTGCTCGTCTGGGTTGGTCCCGGCAACACGTACAAGGAAGGCGAAACAAAGAAGCTGTGGGGAACGAGCACGACGATCGGCACCAACAATTACGGATGGGGAATGCCGATCCTGCAGCAGGACGCCAACGGCAACACCGCGGTCCGGAAGATCGGCGACGGCACACCGCGCTTCCACTACGGAATCTCGAACAACGTTGGCTGGCACGATCTGACGTTCTACACGCTTCTTGACGTCAACATGGGCGGCAACGCCTACAACCAGACGAATCAGCGCATGTACCAGTACGGTCGCAGCAGCGACGTCGATCAGGCAGGGAAGCCGCAGGAAGACAAGAAGATCGTGGACTACTACGTGAATCTGTATTCCGCGAACAACCCGGTCGATTACTTCGTCGAGGACGCCGGATTCGTGAAGCTGCGCGAGATCTCGATGCGCTATCAGCTCCCCCCGAGCTTCTCGGGAGCGTTGTCCAAGGTCGGCGCTTCGGGCGCATCCTTGTCGCTCATCGGCCGCAACGTGCTCACATGGACCAAGTACAAGGGCTACGATCCCGAGGTTGGTACTCCGAACGTGCGCCTCGACAGCTTCGACTACCCGCGCTACAGAACATTCACCACCAGTGTCGAGATCAACTTCTGA
- a CDS encoding SusC/RagA family TonB-linked outer membrane protein, which produces MGRLVRLTTVLTGALALLPSWSHAQGSAQVTGRVTAVGGAPLPGASVFVTGMNIGSTTGEDGRYSFTVSADRITGRAVTLTARRIGYKIGTASIVLTAGTNTHDFTLTATTTALEGVVVTALGIQRDKRSLGVAQTSVNASELTAAREPNIVNALAGKVPGVEVTNDGPPGGSSRIVIRGENSITGNNQPLFVVDGIPIDNSASTNSGFGGFDFGNAASDINPDDIESISVLAGANAAALYGARAANGAIVITTKTGKGTQGMGVKVSQNLTFETPLRLPEFQNVYGQGSGGNFAYKDGKGGGISDNVNRSWGPKMDGRPIVQWWSNGVPEPWVPAPNNVSDFFNTGRTSTTNVAVTAAGPRSDIRISATNLDVKSIYPTNTLQRLNLSMNGGAQITSKLSTRANVQYIQDRNQNRPQTGYNANSAIFNLMIWGGRQRDLPHMKNYINPDGTQNGPNHTTTNNPYWDVYADPNADTRDRVIGSGDVTYKFNDWLTGMARTGTDWHRDWRKQEYANGNIGVDYAGGAFFEQNLFVRETNSDFLLTAEKKPTGKLGMTFNFGGNRRDNANSNYNDGTPHLVIPGTFNIGNSAVTPLVSSFASSRQTNSLYGQAQFSWDNYLFLDATGRNDWSSTLPQGNNSYFYPSVSGSFVFTDAVPALHMGGLLSYGKLRASWAQVGNDADPYQLAVTYSPGTPFGSIPRFTVPDQIPNSNLKPERTRSWETGAELRFLDDRVSFDGSYYNKLTSDQIIPAQITSTIGYTSAVVNAGSLRNHGIEGQLNVTPIKRGNFQWDVTGNYARNRSEVVSLYKGLQTVVLGTYWGLSVEARANQPYGTLYGNPYLRNAQGQLITLNGLPQTDPTQRVLGHYSPNWIGGLQNKFHYGHWDFSFLFDTKQGGQIFSTTKMFGEESGVLKSSLLGRETAESLADGGGLIVSGVNADGSPNTTKVTSQAYFNSLFQNHEANIVSATFTKLREVRLNYEVPQSVAGRFRVSAMNVAFVGRNLWLHAAAPNIDPETAFDNSNVQGIEFIGVPSTKSLGFSVNVTP; this is translated from the coding sequence ATGGGACGTCTCGTTCGACTCACCACCGTGCTCACGGGTGCGCTGGCGCTATTGCCGAGCTGGTCACACGCTCAGGGTAGCGCCCAGGTCACCGGGCGCGTGACAGCCGTGGGCGGCGCGCCGCTGCCGGGTGCCAGCGTCTTTGTCACCGGAATGAACATCGGGTCCACGACGGGGGAGGACGGGCGTTACTCGTTCACCGTCTCCGCTGACCGGATCACCGGCAGGGCCGTCACGCTTACGGCGCGACGCATCGGATACAAGATCGGAACCGCCTCGATTGTTCTCACCGCGGGAACGAACACACACGACTTCACGCTCACCGCGACCACTACCGCGCTCGAGGGCGTCGTCGTCACCGCGCTCGGCATTCAGCGCGACAAGCGATCGCTCGGTGTGGCCCAGACCAGCGTTAACGCGAGTGAGCTCACCGCAGCGCGTGAGCCCAATATCGTCAACGCGCTCGCGGGCAAGGTGCCCGGCGTCGAGGTCACGAATGATGGTCCGCCAGGCGGATCGTCCCGCATCGTGATACGCGGCGAGAACTCCATCACCGGCAACAACCAGCCGCTCTTCGTGGTGGATGGTATTCCGATCGACAACTCCGCCAGCACCAACAGCGGGTTTGGCGGATTCGACTTCGGCAACGCGGCTTCGGACATCAACCCTGACGACATCGAGTCGATCAGCGTTCTCGCCGGTGCCAACGCAGCCGCGCTGTACGGCGCACGCGCCGCGAACGGGGCGATCGTCATCACGACGAAGACCGGCAAGGGCACCCAGGGGATGGGCGTCAAGGTGAGCCAGAATCTCACCTTCGAGACACCGCTCCGGCTGCCCGAGTTTCAGAACGTGTACGGTCAGGGCTCCGGTGGCAATTTCGCCTACAAGGATGGCAAGGGCGGCGGAATCAGCGACAACGTCAACCGCAGCTGGGGTCCCAAGATGGATGGCCGGCCGATCGTCCAATGGTGGAGCAACGGAGTTCCAGAGCCATGGGTTCCGGCCCCGAACAACGTATCTGACTTCTTCAATACCGGCCGCACCTCCACGACGAACGTCGCGGTCACCGCAGCTGGCCCGCGCTCGGACATCCGCATCAGCGCGACCAATCTGGACGTGAAGTCGATCTATCCAACCAACACGCTCCAGCGCCTCAATCTCAGCATGAACGGCGGTGCGCAGATCACGTCCAAACTGAGCACGCGCGCGAACGTGCAGTACATCCAGGATCGGAATCAGAACAGACCGCAGACGGGTTACAACGCCAACAGCGCGATCTTCAACCTCATGATCTGGGGCGGTCGCCAGCGCGATCTCCCGCACATGAAGAATTACATCAATCCTGACGGTACGCAGAACGGACCGAACCACACCACCACCAACAATCCGTATTGGGATGTTTACGCGGACCCCAATGCTGACACGCGCGATCGCGTGATCGGCTCCGGCGACGTGACGTACAAGTTCAACGACTGGTTGACTGGTATGGCCAGAACCGGAACCGACTGGCACCGCGACTGGCGCAAGCAGGAATACGCCAATGGCAACATCGGTGTCGATTACGCAGGCGGCGCGTTCTTCGAGCAGAATCTCTTCGTTCGCGAGACGAACAGCGACTTCCTGCTGACCGCGGAGAAGAAGCCGACGGGCAAGCTCGGAATGACGTTCAATTTCGGTGGTAACCGCCGCGACAACGCCAACAGCAATTACAACGACGGTACGCCGCACCTCGTAATTCCCGGCACGTTCAACATCGGGAACTCCGCAGTAACGCCTCTGGTGTCGTCGTTCGCATCGTCTCGCCAGACCAACAGCTTGTACGGCCAGGCGCAGTTCTCGTGGGACAACTACCTGTTCCTGGACGCAACCGGCCGCAACGACTGGTCGTCCACGCTCCCTCAGGGAAACAACTCGTACTTCTATCCCTCGGTGTCGGGCAGCTTCGTCTTCACCGACGCAGTGCCGGCGCTTCACATGGGCGGGTTGCTCTCATATGGAAAGCTGCGCGCAAGCTGGGCACAGGTCGGTAACGACGCCGATCCATACCAGCTCGCCGTGACGTATTCGCCCGGCACTCCGTTCGGATCGATTCCGCGGTTCACCGTGCCGGATCAGATTCCGAATTCGAATCTCAAGCCCGAGCGCACACGCTCGTGGGAGACCGGTGCAGAGCTGCGATTCCTGGACGATCGCGTTTCGTTCGATGGATCGTACTACAACAAGCTCACGAGCGATCAGATCATTCCCGCCCAGATCACCTCGACCATCGGATACACATCGGCGGTCGTCAACGCCGGATCGCTGCGTAACCACGGTATCGAAGGCCAGCTCAACGTCACACCCATCAAGCGCGGCAACTTCCAGTGGGATGTCACGGGGAACTATGCGAGAAACCGGAGCGAGGTCGTAAGTCTGTACAAGGGACTTCAGACCGTCGTGCTCGGCACCTACTGGGGACTCAGCGTCGAGGCTCGCGCGAATCAGCCTTACGGGACCCTGTACGGGAATCCGTATCTGCGCAACGCACAGGGCCAGTTGATCACGCTCAATGGCCTTCCGCAGACCGATCCGACACAGCGTGTGCTCGGACACTATTCGCCGAACTGGATCGGTGGCCTGCAGAACAAGTTCCACTATGGCCACTGGGATTTCAGCTTCCTCTTCGACACCAAGCAGGGTGGTCAGATCTTCAGCACCACCAAGATGTTCGGCGAGGAGTCGGGAGTACTCAAGTCCTCGCTGCTCGGCCGCGAGACGGCCGAGTCGCTCGCCGATGGTGGCGGACTGATCGTCAGTGGTGTGAATGCGGATGGAAGTCCGAATACGACGAAGGTTACATCACAGGCGTATTTCAACTCCCTGTTCCAGAACCACGAAGCCAACATAGTGAGTGCAACCTTCACCAAGCTGCGTGAAGTGAGACTCAACTACGAGGTGCCGCAGTCGGTGGCCGGCCGGTTCCGCGTCTCGGCGATGAACGTGGCGTTCGTTGGACGGAATCTGTGGCTGCACGCCGCGGCTCCGAACATCGATCCAGAGACTGCGTTCGACAACAGCAATGTTCAGGGAATCGAGTTCATCGGTGTCCCATCCACGAAGAGCCTCGGCTTTTCCGTCAACGTCACGCCGTGA
- a CDS encoding 4'-phosphopantetheinyl transferase superfamily protein, translating to MNDAVRPLRDDEVRVLTLDSGDSATVRDATRRVLAALLYAPLEKIELYDAPKGKPLLRNDPALHFSISHSHDVSMIAVTRVAPVGVDIEQLRAVPNAETILKRFFTHEEIETILTDDNRDLRFIEAWTRSEARVKVRGASIWEAATPDPHTTVRALHAPDGFAASAAVASPAWTITQYNISVTDIVAL from the coding sequence GTGAACGATGCTGTGCGGCCGTTACGCGACGATGAGGTGCGTGTTCTCACACTCGACAGCGGAGACAGCGCAACGGTTCGCGACGCGACGCGACGCGTGCTCGCTGCACTGCTCTATGCGCCACTGGAAAAGATAGAATTGTACGATGCGCCCAAGGGAAAGCCGCTACTGCGCAACGATCCGGCGCTGCACTTTTCCATCTCGCACTCGCACGACGTATCGATGATCGCGGTGACACGCGTGGCTCCGGTCGGTGTGGACATAGAGCAGCTGCGTGCCGTGCCGAATGCGGAGACGATCCTCAAGCGTTTTTTCACGCACGAAGAAATCGAGACGATTCTCACCGATGACAATCGCGATCTGCGCTTCATTGAAGCGTGGACGCGATCGGAAGCGCGTGTCAAGGTGCGCGGCGCAAGCATCTGGGAAGCGGCGACGCCTGATCCGCATACGACAGTCCGCGCGCTGCATGCGCCAGATGGATTTGCCGCCTCCGCGGCGGTTGCCAGTCCTGCGTGGACGATCACACAGTACAACATTTCTGTGACGGACATCGTAGCTCTCTAG
- a CDS encoding SusD/RagB family nutrient-binding outer membrane lipoprotein: MTSALALALLASGCDNSGLTGINKNPNAPGSVTPQFLFPTAITDVVGRARGGSFDLTLTSLWAQHIAMDRFTDEDTYSIRPDNINGYWSGFYAGGLQDLATILAHTSQKDSANIVAPALVMKSWTFGIMTDIWGDIPYSQANKSDPSAPPQYDAQKDIYAGILADLKTASDISAPGGANYGTADLIYNGDATKWKKFANSLRLRYALRLSKVDPTTAQTQVAAAIAAGVFTSNADNALLKWPGDGTNNNPIYANFVTRDDQHMSQTLVNILKSLYISIGPTPADTVFDPRLAVYADPIISSPSKKLYVGAPNGLQDDAAIAIGINNTSRVGIAYRGKATPSILMAYSEVLFDEAEAAARGWAPGDPAALYNAGIQASMQYNGIADNVTAAYVASPRVAYSPATGLQQIALQRWIALFSEGTEAYSSWRRTGVPDLKPGPAAITSPQVVPRRLTYPVSEQSFNNAAWQAASAAQGGATLNGRVWWDKP, encoded by the coding sequence GTGACGTCCGCGCTTGCTCTTGCACTACTGGCAAGCGGATGCGACAACAGCGGCCTTACCGGAATCAACAAGAATCCGAACGCGCCAGGCAGTGTAACTCCTCAGTTCCTGTTTCCGACGGCCATAACAGACGTCGTCGGGCGCGCGCGCGGGGGAAGCTTCGATCTGACGCTCACTTCGCTCTGGGCGCAGCACATCGCAATGGACCGTTTCACGGACGAGGACACGTATTCGATTCGTCCGGACAACATCAACGGATACTGGTCCGGTTTCTACGCTGGAGGTCTGCAGGATCTCGCGACGATTCTCGCGCACACGAGTCAGAAGGACAGTGCGAACATCGTCGCTCCAGCGCTCGTGATGAAGTCGTGGACGTTCGGAATCATGACCGATATATGGGGTGACATCCCATACTCGCAGGCCAACAAATCCGATCCTTCGGCACCCCCGCAATACGACGCCCAGAAGGACATCTATGCGGGAATACTCGCCGACCTCAAGACGGCCAGCGACATCAGCGCACCCGGCGGTGCGAATTATGGAACCGCCGATCTGATCTACAACGGCGACGCGACGAAGTGGAAGAAGTTCGCCAACTCGTTGCGCCTGCGTTATGCGCTGCGCCTGTCCAAGGTCGATCCGACCACGGCGCAGACGCAAGTCGCGGCAGCGATCGCAGCCGGCGTGTTCACATCGAACGCCGACAACGCGCTGCTCAAGTGGCCTGGTGACGGCACGAACAACAATCCGATCTACGCCAACTTCGTGACGCGCGACGACCAGCACATGAGCCAGACGCTGGTGAATATCCTGAAGAGCCTGTATATCTCGATCGGGCCGACGCCGGCAGATACGGTGTTCGATCCCCGTCTCGCGGTCTACGCCGACCCGATAATCTCGAGCCCGAGCAAGAAGCTCTACGTCGGTGCGCCGAACGGATTGCAGGACGATGCTGCAATCGCAATCGGGATCAACAACACATCGCGCGTTGGAATTGCATATCGCGGCAAGGCGACTCCATCGATCCTGATGGCGTACTCCGAAGTGTTGTTCGATGAAGCAGAAGCAGCCGCGCGTGGCTGGGCACCGGGCGATCCCGCTGCGCTGTACAACGCCGGTATTCAGGCGTCGATGCAGTACAACGGAATCGCGGACAACGTGACAGCGGCGTACGTCGCCTCGCCTCGCGTTGCGTACTCGCCGGCAACCGGTCTGCAGCAGATTGCGCTGCAACGCTGGATCGCCCTGTTCTCCGAAGGAACGGAAGCATACAGTTCGTGGCGCCGCACTGGCGTGCCGGATCTCAAACCCGGCCCGGCCGCGATCACGTCGCCGCAGGTTGTGCCGCGCCGCCTGACATACCCGGTGTCGGAGCAGTCCTTCAACAATGCCGCATGGCAGGCGGCGAGCGCCGCGCAAGGCGGAGCAACGCTGAACGGCCGCGTATGGTGGGACAAGCCGTAG
- a CDS encoding CehA/McbA family metallohydrolase, giving the protein MKARIWLGAGIVVAGLTALVSIGNARPQGPGHSDPSRYGHSDRIERHMLPAVSTGPMAPVWSPDGRWIAFSMRGDIWKIPAEGGEAIALTSGPGDYFEPAWSPDSKRIALAMDTGNANLDIGIVSVDGGTVQRITTDSAVDVEPVWSHDGKSIYFVSPRGPGRGESFHIYRHDLASNTDEQVVAGIQPSVSPDGNQLAYVAPQRGRLGSGGIWVKQLPSGEPRLVHYEESEYRMRPVWTPDGTSLMYVSDEGGSNDVMIVPVAGGNPERLTADARDEYEPSPSPHGNRFAFVSNRAGATVLYTAGIGGGPFSSWSAVPIRSRKPVIPNGRIHVTVLGPDGKPTPARIYITASDGRGYAPEGGFQRSIAATGTQYFQTTGTFDVNVPAGQTQIEALKGYEYHPSSVKLDVTAGGTKSATIRLARLADLPARGWYSGDTHIHDLHQGRFGLTHQTFFDELRAEDLHVTNALIHMDGTRLMGRWDDLTGKPSPLSTPQYILQYAEEFRGLLGHISILGIKRFIMPLTGGVPNTSYAQPTLDAMYIDSAHAQGGIAGFPHPYYSLVKTPAQAASTLIPVDAALGKGDYYDIGAVWSDEYSSAEMYYRLLNCGFRIPATSGTDNFSDVWRDPPPGTDRTYVHVKGPLTLASWFAGIKAGHTFGSTGPLLFLDVAGHEPGDEIALASSAARTLKVSANAVSIAPMSQLDILVNGKVVRSITPSNAADSLKLAFSDTVAIPEGGWIAARVIGPSSRYIGDGYSFAQTSPVYVVRGGHQYISAEDAHFLGEAVDAVWTKEEHAPWRTDAERDRFHDEIVRARAVYQRLEDQAKR; this is encoded by the coding sequence ATGAAAGCACGTATCTGGCTCGGTGCAGGAATCGTTGTCGCTGGATTGACGGCGCTCGTCTCGATCGGAAATGCCCGTCCGCAGGGGCCAGGTCACTCCGACCCCAGCCGCTACGGCCACTCTGACCGTATCGAGCGTCACATGCTTCCTGCGGTCTCCACTGGACCGATGGCTCCCGTGTGGAGTCCGGACGGACGCTGGATCGCGTTTTCCATGCGCGGTGACATCTGGAAGATTCCGGCCGAGGGCGGTGAAGCGATCGCGCTCACGTCCGGACCCGGTGACTACTTCGAGCCGGCGTGGAGTCCGGATAGCAAGCGCATCGCGCTAGCGATGGACACCGGCAACGCCAATCTCGACATCGGGATAGTGAGCGTCGATGGCGGGACCGTGCAGCGCATCACTACCGATTCGGCGGTGGATGTCGAGCCCGTCTGGAGTCACGACGGAAAGAGTATCTACTTCGTAAGTCCGCGCGGCCCGGGGCGCGGCGAGTCGTTCCACATCTACCGGCACGATCTCGCGAGCAACACCGATGAGCAGGTCGTCGCCGGAATCCAGCCCTCTGTCTCACCCGACGGGAATCAGCTGGCTTACGTTGCGCCACAGCGCGGGCGTCTTGGCAGCGGTGGCATCTGGGTGAAGCAGCTTCCGTCGGGCGAGCCGCGTCTCGTGCATTACGAAGAGAGCGAGTACCGGATGAGGCCTGTCTGGACTCCGGATGGCACTTCGCTGATGTACGTGTCGGATGAAGGCGGAAGCAACGACGTGATGATCGTTCCGGTCGCTGGCGGAAATCCAGAGCGCCTCACCGCCGATGCACGCGACGAGTACGAGCCTTCGCCAAGTCCGCATGGTAACAGGTTTGCGTTCGTGTCGAATCGCGCCGGCGCAACGGTGCTCTACACTGCCGGCATCGGCGGAGGGCCGTTCTCATCCTGGTCGGCAGTGCCGATCCGCAGTCGTAAGCCGGTGATACCGAACGGCCGAATTCATGTCACTGTCCTCGGACCCGATGGCAAGCCGACGCCGGCACGCATTTACATAACGGCGAGCGATGGGCGCGGCTACGCACCGGAGGGCGGCTTCCAACGGTCCATCGCTGCAACAGGGACGCAATACTTCCAGACCACCGGTACGTTCGACGTCAATGTGCCCGCCGGACAGACGCAGATCGAAGCTCTCAAGGGCTACGAATATCATCCGTCTTCGGTGAAGCTCGATGTGACAGCCGGCGGAACGAAGAGCGCAACGATCCGGCTCGCCCGTCTGGCAGATCTTCCGGCGCGCGGCTGGTACTCCGGCGACACGCACATCCACGATCTGCACCAGGGACGTTTCGGTCTCACGCATCAGACGTTCTTCGATGAGCTGCGTGCGGAAGATCTACACGTCACCAACGCGCTGATCCACATGGACGGCACGCGCCTCATGGGTCGATGGGATGATTTGACGGGAAAGCCAAGCCCGTTGTCGACACCGCAGTACATCCTGCAATACGCCGAAGAGTTTCGCGGTCTGCTGGGACACATCTCGATACTCGGCATCAAGCGCTTCATCATGCCGCTCACAGGCGGAGTGCCCAATACTTCCTACGCGCAGCCGACGCTCGACGCGATGTACATCGATTCGGCACACGCGCAGGGCGGCATCGCCGGATTCCCGCATCCGTATTACTCGCTCGTGAAGACACCAGCGCAGGCCGCAAGCACGCTGATCCCCGTCGACGCGGCACTCGGCAAGGGTGATTACTACGACATAGGTGCGGTGTGGTCGGACGAGTATTCGTCCGCGGAGATGTATTACCGTTTGCTGAATTGCGGATTCCGAATTCCGGCAACGTCCGGCACGGATAACTTCTCTGATGTCTGGCGTGATCCACCGCCAGGAACCGACCGTACGTATGTGCATGTGAAGGGTCCGCTGACTCTCGCCAGCTGGTTCGCGGGAATCAAGGCAGGACACACTTTCGGCTCGACAGGTCCGCTACTGTTCCTCGACGTCGCTGGCCACGAGCCAGGCGACGAGATTGCGCTCGCATCCAGCGCTGCGCGCACGCTCAAGGTGAGCGCCAACGCAGTGTCGATCGCACCGATGTCGCAGTTGGACATTCTGGTCAACGGCAAGGTCGTGCGCAGCATCACCCCGTCCAACGCGGCGGATTCGCTCAAGCTGGCGTTCAGTGATACGGTTGCGATTCCTGAAGGAGGATGGATCGCGGCGAGAGTGATCGGTCCATCGTCGCGCTACATAGGCGACGGCTACTCGTTCGCGCAGACAAGTCCTGTGTACGTCGTTCGCGGAGGACATCAGTACATCTCAGCCGAAGATGCACACTTCCTGGGAGAAGCTGTGGACGCCGTGTGGACGAAGGAAGAACACGCACCCTGGCGTACGGACGCAGAGCGCGATCGTTTTCATGATGAGATCGTGCGTGCACGCGCGGTCTATCAGCGGCTCGAGGATCAGGCGAAACGGTAG